A region from the Populus trichocarpa isolate Nisqually-1 chromosome 18, P.trichocarpa_v4.1, whole genome shotgun sequence genome encodes:
- the LOC7484038 gene encoding uncharacterized protein LOC7484038 isoform X1 — translation MEMEEQQENSKKRTRKRKTTSLLSLNNTTTIFPLLLAAATQLSDSQKNTPNNSSEILVKKCLTKLHQSILSNNQTFPISVLSLFPILMSSKCAGIACRSAEIVGLASLVSLEMNELVALDEGIVKGLILMLGSGKRKVSVAACNAVLDLSSTLIGRRSLLEFSALEWFIFGFLQVPASSIVVSLCNEDERSVACARIAFKEDGHAVSILHAAITLINTCNVEQLEKIPWKLSEKFLVSLKTLWEKVHDQMLLGNAWSSRRDRDLNLSNVTVNSLAESIFRLSINVSEFVIPLPSVLFDRMIFGWSDLGFENFMLHHWESSPSLVRRLSGSLTEENDILSSFAESLNCKEPCPTFVASILQSFISCVPIASDELNIISFLEEVRSELGCPIIYDQDIRVLRTEQPSKKEVHFFQKKVDPCCFKKLAFNNVDIMKCEEAFKEGYTIALRGVEFRFASIAAVADALASLFGQPSVGANIYLTPPNSQGLARHCDDHCVFVCQLFGTKQWTIYPRPNLQLPRLYDPFDREHCLGEQNSLAECRKFLLREGDILYIPRGFPHEACTHDDGSSDLARFSLHVTFGVEVEPPFEWEGFAHVALHRWYKTQKQLHGASDEPLSGILDLMSVNLLHLMIELIGASDSTLRKASLVGALVLPLEIDDWLYLNQKTTFNHIIDQINKASMFLEVFRSVEVAIGKNEDPFHRMRWLRLLYQETETIQEHDWNVPLGEFQNLFPSCAQHKDMTEAAFMQVKSKLCDEVLFEDVIDSYKLLLEKYKKARKQYMNGMLSLHCSGFR, via the exons ATGGAAATGGAGGAGCAGCAAGAAAACAGCAAGAAGAGAACCcgcaaaagaaaaacaacgtCCCTTCTCTCCCTTAACAACACTACAACCATCTTCCCTCTCTTACTAGCCGCAGCAACCCAACTCTCCGATTCTCAAAAAAACACACCCAACAATAGTTCCGAAATCTTAGTCAAGAAATGCTTAACCAAATTACACCAATCTATCCTTTCAAACAACCAAACATTTCCCATTTCTGTTCTCTCTCTGTTTCCCATCCTCATGAGCTCCAA GTGTGCTGGAATTGCGTGTCGAAGTGCGGAGATTGTTGGGTTGGCGTCACTGGTGTCATTGGAAATGAATGAACTGGTTGCTTTGGATGAGGGGATAGTGAAAGGATTGATCTTGATGTTAGGGAGTGGAAAAAGGAAAGTTTCAGTGGCTGCTTGTAATGCCGTTTTGGATTTGTCTTCTACTTTGATTGGAAGACGAAGTTTACTGGAATTCTCAGCCTTAGAATGGTTTAT TTTTGGATTCCTTCAGGTTCCTGCATCTTCAATAGTGGTTTCTTTATGTAATGAAGATGAGAGAAGTGTTGCCTGTGCCAGGATAGCTTTTAAAGAAGATGGGCATGCAGTGTCAATTCTTCACGCTGCTATTACTTTAATTAATACTTGCAACGTTGAGCAATTGGAAAAGATCCCATGGAAGCTATCCGAAAAATTCTTGGTTTCTTTGAAAACATTGTGGGAAAAGGTGCATGATCAGATGTTACTTGGCAATGCTTGGTCATCACGTCGAGATAGGGATTTAAATTTGAGCAACGTTACGGTTAACAGCCTGGCAGAAAGTATTTTTAGGTTATCTATTAATgtcagcgaatttgtgattcccTTGCCATCTGTGTTATTTGACAGAATGATCTTCGGTTGGAGTGATCTaggttttgaaaatttcatgTTACATCACTGGGAATCATCTCCTTCTCTTGTAAGAAGGCTTTCAGGGTCCTTAACTGAGGAAAATGACATTTTAAGCTCATTTGCAGAGTCTCTAAACTGTAAAGAACCATGTCCTACCTTTGTTGCATCCAttcttcaaagttttatttcatgtgtACCTATTGCTTCAGATGAACTGAACATCATAAGTTTCCTAGAGGAGGTGAGAAGTGAATTGGGCTGTCCTATAATATATGACCAGGACATACGGGTACTAAGAACAGAGCAGCCTTCAAAAAAAGAGGTGCatttctttcaaaagaaagtTGATCCATGCTGCTTTAAGAAACTTGCTTTCAATAACGTGGATATTATGAAATGTGAAGAAGCATTTAAAGAGGGCTATACAATCGCGCTCCGTGGTGTTGAGTTCCGCTTTGCAAGTATTGCAGCTGTTGCAGATGCTTTAGCATCTTTGTTTGGTCAACCATCAGTAGGTGCCAATATATACTTGACACCACCTAATTCTCAGGGCTTGGCTCGTCACTGTGATGACCACTGCGTGTTTGTATGCCAACTCTTTGGGACTAAGCAATGGACAATCTATCCACGACCAAATTTGCAGCTACCTCGCTTGTATGATCCTTTTGATAGAGAACATTGTCTTGGGGAACAGAATTCTTTAGCTGAATGTAGAAAGTTCCTGTTGAGGGAAGGTGACATCTTGTATATTCCAAGAGGCTTTCCTCATGAGGCATGTACACATGATGATGGTTCTAGTGATTTAGCCAGATTTTCCTTACATGTCACTTTTGGTGTTGAGGTGGAACCTCCATTTGA GTGGGAGGGCTTTGCACATGTTGCACTCCATCGCTGGTACAAGACCCAAAAACAGCTGCATGGAGCTTCAGATGAGCCATTGTCTGGAATTCTGGACCTCATGTCTGTAAATCTGTTGCATCTaatgattgaattaattggggCCTCTGATTCTACGTTGCGGAAAGCTTCCTTAGTTGGTGCTCTCGTTTTGCCTTTGGAGATTGATGATTGGTTATATTTGAACCAGAAAACCACTTTCAACCAcataattgatcaaattaacaaGGCATCAATGTTCTTGGAAGTATTCAGGAGTGTGGAAGTAGCTATTGGAAAAAATGAAGATCCCTTTCATCGAATGAGGTGGCTCAGGCTTCTCTATCAGGAGACAGAAACAATTCAAGAACATGATTGGAATGTACCTCTCGgtgaatttcaaaatttatttcctTCATGTGCTCAACACAAGGACATGACAGAAGCTGCATTCATGCAAGTTAAATCTAAGTTATGTGATGAAGTGTTATTTGAGGATGTGATTGATAGCTATAAACTACTACTCGAGAAGTATAAGAAAGCCAGAAAGCAATATATGAATGGAATGCTCTCGCTACATTGCAGTGGATTTCGTTGA
- the LOC7484040 gene encoding uncharacterized protein LOC7484040 isoform X2 has product MAYVDHAFSITDEDLMVETSYTVNNKPPIKEIALAVALLVFGVVGIVLGTFMTYNRVGGDRGLFFAILGVVLFIPGFYYTRIAYFAYKGYKGFSFSNIPPV; this is encoded by the exons ATGGCATATGTGGATCATGCATTCTCAATAACTGATGAAGATTTAATGGTGGAGACTTCATATACAGTCAATAATAAGCCACCGATTAAGGAGATTGCTCTTGCTGTTgctcttcttgtttttggtgTTGTTGGTATTGTTTTGGGTACTTTCATGACTTACAACAGAGTTGGTGGTGATAGAG GGCTTTTCTTTGCGATATTGGGAGTGGTTCTGTTTATTCCAGGGTTTTATTACACAAGGATTGCATATTTTGCGTATAAAGGATACAAGGGCTTCTCTTTCTCCAACATACCACCTGTGTAA
- the LOC112324925 gene encoding probable serine/threonine-protein kinase PIX13 has product MGNFWSCLSGKSNQAIASAAGDPVLEPIPDPDPAPSTIDNLKDGGISFLGGTGYISGSNWFSMATTNFTVWLSQASGVLAAIWGEDNEFLPEIDGGFLPDDGALPDGGSASDSKVRAFTFDQLKAATFNFRSDIVLGKGGFGNVYKGWLKEKVPSQDTRKWPIAVKRLDASSKQGYRQWQAEVGFLARLSHPNIVKLVGYCREKEEYLIAYEFMQKGSLNYHLFGKGSKRLIPWEKRAKIAKGMAQGLNYLHTLEKPIIFRDFKSSNILLDESYAPKISDFGLAKWAPATGDSYITGQVVGTKGYAAPEYVRNGKLYIKSDVYSFGVVLVEMLTGLRVIDINRPPAQHNLVKWIKPKLSERSQLKHIMDPRLEGKYPPRLASRMALIAVPCLCDEAQFRPSMKEVSDMLEGIVKSQETKKM; this is encoded by the exons ATGGGGAACTTCTGGAGTTGTTTATCTGGTAAGTCAAATCAAGCCATAGCTTCAGCAGCCGGAGATCCAGTTCTTGAACCAATCCCAGACCCAGACCCTGCCCCTAGCAcgattgataatcttaaagatG GTGGTATATCTTTTCTTGGTGGAACTGGATATATTTCTGGCTCCAATTGGTTCTCCATGGCAACCACCAACTTTACTGTTTGGTTGTCTCAAGCAAGTGGTGTTCTTGCAGCTATTTGGGGTGAGGACAATGAGTTCTTACCTGAAATAGATGGTGGTTTTCTTCCAGATGATGGAGCTCTTCCAGATGGTGGAAGTGCTTCAGACTCAAAGGTTAGAGCTTTCACATTTGATCAACTGAAAGCTGCAACTTTCAATTTTAGAAGTGATATTGTGTTGGGAAAGGGAGGTTTTGGAAATGTTTACAAGGGTTGGCTCAAGGAGAAGGTACCGTCACAGGATACCAGGAAATGGCCCATTGCTGTCAAGAGATTGGATGCAAGCAGCAAGCAAGGATATCGGCAATGGCAG GCAGAGGTTGGTTTCTTAGCAAGGCTTTCTCATCCAAACATCGTGAAACTAGTGGGATACTGTCGAGAAAAGGAAGAGTATCTAATTGCATATGAATTCATGCAAAAAGGAAGCTTAAATTATCATCTGTTTGGAA AGGGCTCAAAAAGGCTGATTCCATGGGAAAAAAGGGCTAAAATTGCTAAAGGAATGGCTCAAGGCCTGAATTACTTGCATACATTGGAGAAGCCAATAATTTTCAGAGATTTCAAGTCCTCCAATATACTGCTTGATGAG tCATATGCTCCAAAGATATCAGACTTTGGCTTGGCGAAATGGGCTCCCGCTACCGGGGACTCCTACATAACGGGACAAGTTGTTGGCACAAAGGGTTATGCTGCTCCTGAGTATGTTCGTAATG GGAAACTGTACATAAAAAGTGATGTATATAGTTTTGGAGTTGTTTTGGTCGAGATGCTGACAGGCCTACGGGTAATTGATATAAATCGTCCACCTGCGCAACATAACCTAGTGAAATGGATCAAACCAAAACTATCAGAAAGAAGCCAGCTGAAGCATATAATGGACCCCAGGTTGGAGGGGAAGTATCCTCCCAGACTAGCTTCAAGAATGGCTTTAATTGCTGTTCCTTGTCTTTGTGATGAAGCGCAATTCCGTCCATCGATGAAAGAAGTGTCTGACATGTTGGAAGGGATAGTAAAATCTCAAGAAACCAAGAAGATGTAA
- the LOC7484040 gene encoding uncharacterized protein LOC7484040 isoform X1 — protein sequence MAYVDHAFSITDEDLMVETSYTVNNKPPIKEIALAVALLVFGVVGIVLGTFMTYNRVGGDRGHGLFFAILGVVLFIPGFYYTRIAYFAYKGYKGFSFSNIPPV from the exons ATGGCATATGTGGATCATGCATTCTCAATAACTGATGAAGATTTAATGGTGGAGACTTCATATACAGTCAATAATAAGCCACCGATTAAGGAGATTGCTCTTGCTGTTgctcttcttgtttttggtgTTGTTGGTATTGTTTTGGGTACTTTCATGACTTACAACAGAGTTGGTGGTGATAGAGGTCACg GGCTTTTCTTTGCGATATTGGGAGTGGTTCTGTTTATTCCAGGGTTTTATTACACAAGGATTGCATATTTTGCGTATAAAGGATACAAGGGCTTCTCTTTCTCCAACATACCACCTGTGTAA
- the LOC7484038 gene encoding uncharacterized protein LOC7484038 isoform X3, whose protein sequence is MVYVPASSIVVSLCNEDERSVACARIAFKEDGHAVSILHAAITLINTCNVEQLEKIPWKLSEKFLVSLKTLWEKVHDQMLLGNAWSSRRDRDLNLSNVTVNSLAESIFRLSINVSEFVIPLPSVLFDRMIFGWSDLGFENFMLHHWESSPSLVRRLSGSLTEENDILSSFAESLNCKEPCPTFVASILQSFISCVPIASDELNIISFLEEVRSELGCPIIYDQDIRVLRTEQPSKKEVHFFQKKVDPCCFKKLAFNNVDIMKCEEAFKEGYTIALRGVEFRFASIAAVADALASLFGQPSVGANIYLTPPNSQGLARHCDDHCVFVCQLFGTKQWTIYPRPNLQLPRLYDPFDREHCLGEQNSLAECRKFLLREGDILYIPRGFPHEACTHDDGSSDLARFSLHVTFGVEVEPPFEWEGFAHVALHRWYKTQKQLHGASDEPLSGILDLMSVNLLHLMIELIGASDSTLRKASLVGALVLPLEIDDWLYLNQKTTFNHIIDQINKASMFLEVFRSVEVAIGKNEDPFHRMRWLRLLYQETETIQEHDWNVPLGEFQNLFPSCAQHKDMTEAAFMQVKSKLCDEVLFEDVIDSYKLLLEKYKKARKQYMNGMLSLHCSGFR, encoded by the exons ATGGTTTAT GTTCCTGCATCTTCAATAGTGGTTTCTTTATGTAATGAAGATGAGAGAAGTGTTGCCTGTGCCAGGATAGCTTTTAAAGAAGATGGGCATGCAGTGTCAATTCTTCACGCTGCTATTACTTTAATTAATACTTGCAACGTTGAGCAATTGGAAAAGATCCCATGGAAGCTATCCGAAAAATTCTTGGTTTCTTTGAAAACATTGTGGGAAAAGGTGCATGATCAGATGTTACTTGGCAATGCTTGGTCATCACGTCGAGATAGGGATTTAAATTTGAGCAACGTTACGGTTAACAGCCTGGCAGAAAGTATTTTTAGGTTATCTATTAATgtcagcgaatttgtgattcccTTGCCATCTGTGTTATTTGACAGAATGATCTTCGGTTGGAGTGATCTaggttttgaaaatttcatgTTACATCACTGGGAATCATCTCCTTCTCTTGTAAGAAGGCTTTCAGGGTCCTTAACTGAGGAAAATGACATTTTAAGCTCATTTGCAGAGTCTCTAAACTGTAAAGAACCATGTCCTACCTTTGTTGCATCCAttcttcaaagttttatttcatgtgtACCTATTGCTTCAGATGAACTGAACATCATAAGTTTCCTAGAGGAGGTGAGAAGTGAATTGGGCTGTCCTATAATATATGACCAGGACATACGGGTACTAAGAACAGAGCAGCCTTCAAAAAAAGAGGTGCatttctttcaaaagaaagtTGATCCATGCTGCTTTAAGAAACTTGCTTTCAATAACGTGGATATTATGAAATGTGAAGAAGCATTTAAAGAGGGCTATACAATCGCGCTCCGTGGTGTTGAGTTCCGCTTTGCAAGTATTGCAGCTGTTGCAGATGCTTTAGCATCTTTGTTTGGTCAACCATCAGTAGGTGCCAATATATACTTGACACCACCTAATTCTCAGGGCTTGGCTCGTCACTGTGATGACCACTGCGTGTTTGTATGCCAACTCTTTGGGACTAAGCAATGGACAATCTATCCACGACCAAATTTGCAGCTACCTCGCTTGTATGATCCTTTTGATAGAGAACATTGTCTTGGGGAACAGAATTCTTTAGCTGAATGTAGAAAGTTCCTGTTGAGGGAAGGTGACATCTTGTATATTCCAAGAGGCTTTCCTCATGAGGCATGTACACATGATGATGGTTCTAGTGATTTAGCCAGATTTTCCTTACATGTCACTTTTGGTGTTGAGGTGGAACCTCCATTTGA GTGGGAGGGCTTTGCACATGTTGCACTCCATCGCTGGTACAAGACCCAAAAACAGCTGCATGGAGCTTCAGATGAGCCATTGTCTGGAATTCTGGACCTCATGTCTGTAAATCTGTTGCATCTaatgattgaattaattggggCCTCTGATTCTACGTTGCGGAAAGCTTCCTTAGTTGGTGCTCTCGTTTTGCCTTTGGAGATTGATGATTGGTTATATTTGAACCAGAAAACCACTTTCAACCAcataattgatcaaattaacaaGGCATCAATGTTCTTGGAAGTATTCAGGAGTGTGGAAGTAGCTATTGGAAAAAATGAAGATCCCTTTCATCGAATGAGGTGGCTCAGGCTTCTCTATCAGGAGACAGAAACAATTCAAGAACATGATTGGAATGTACCTCTCGgtgaatttcaaaatttatttcctTCATGTGCTCAACACAAGGACATGACAGAAGCTGCATTCATGCAAGTTAAATCTAAGTTATGTGATGAAGTGTTATTTGAGGATGTGATTGATAGCTATAAACTACTACTCGAGAAGTATAAGAAAGCCAGAAAGCAATATATGAATGGAATGCTCTCGCTACATTGCAGTGGATTTCGTTGA
- the LOC7484039 gene encoding glutaredoxin-C4, whose protein sequence is MATRIRLPSILATAVTLTVLAASLTWAAGSPEATFVKKTISSHQIVIFSKSYCPYCKKAKGVFKELNQTPHVVELDQREDGHDIQDAMSEIVGRRTVPQVFIDGKHIGGSDDTVEAYESGELAKLLGVASEQKDDL, encoded by the exons ATGGCGACGAGGATAAGATTGCCATCAATCTTGGCTACAGCAGTAACATTAACAGTACTTGCAGCATCACTCACCTGGGCTGCTGGCAGCCCTGAAGCTACTTTTGTCAAAAAGACCATCTCTTCTCATCAGATCGTCATCTTCTCCAAGTCTTATTGCCC GTATTGTAAGAAGGCTAAAGGTGTTTTCAAAGAACTGAACCAGACACCACATGTTGTCGAGCTCGATCAAAGAG AGGATGGGCACGACATTCAGGATGCCATGAGTGAAATTGTTGGGAGGCGCACCGTGCCTCAGGTTTTCATAGACGGGAAGCACATTGGTGGCTCAGATG ACACCGTGGAAGCATACGAAAGTGGAGAACTTGCTAAGCTTTTAGGAGTTGCTTCAGAGCAGAAAGATGATCTCTAA
- the LOC7490468 gene encoding uncharacterized protein LOC7490468, translating to MGISKTEINLRRLLSSAPQQQNQAKLVHYIATLREQLEQLAEERTADELPRVSKAVLNDYSEKIEAIASKLVNSLPEIEAPQETFAGDSGKESPKADGGDQIAPSPGLRRRFAPVSNFEDKTRDSIKADASAPVKLDAAAQAHIEKHRKLQDDLTDEMVGLAQQLKESSLLMSQSLQNTEKILDSTEQAVEQSLASTGHANVRTMDIYSKTSKTTCFTWLLMFLMTCIFIMVVLLIRVT from the exons ATGGGAATCAGCAAAACAGAAATAAACTTAAGAAGATTACTCTCATCTGCTCctcaacaacaaaatcaagcaAAACTCGTCCAT TATATTGCTACTTTAAGAGAGCAATTGGAACAATTGGCTGAAGAGAGAACGGCTGATGAATTACCAAG agTCTCGAAGGCGGTGTTGAACGATTATTCGGAGAAGATTGAGGCTATTGCTTCTAAATTAGTTAACTCATTG CCTGAAATTGAGGCTccccaggaaacttttgctggGGATTCGGGAAAAGAAAGTCCCAAGGCAGATGGAGGAGATCAGATAGCACCTTCTCCAGGCTTGAGGAGGAGATTTGC GCCAGTGTCAAATTTTGAAGACAAAACTCGTGACTCTATTAAGGCAGATGCATCAGCTCCTGTTAAACTGGATGCTGCAGCACAAGCACACATTGAAAAGCACAG AAAGCTTCAAGATGACTTGACTGATGAAATGGTTGGATTGGCACAACAACTAAAAGAGAGTAGTCTCTTGATGAGCCAGTCTTTACAAAACACTGAAAAG ATACTAGATTCTACAGAGCAGGCTGTTGAGCAGAGCTTGGCCAGCACTGGTCATGCCAATGTCCGGACCATGGACATATACTCAAAGACATCAAAGACCACGTGCTTCACATGGCTTTTGATGTTTCTAATGACATGTATTTTCATCATGGTTGTCCTCCTGATTCGTGTCACCTGA
- the LOC7484038 gene encoding uncharacterized protein LOC7484038 isoform X2, which yields MNELVALDEGIVKGLILMLGSGKRKVSVAACNAVLDLSSTLIGRRSLLEFSALEWFIFGFLQVPASSIVVSLCNEDERSVACARIAFKEDGHAVSILHAAITLINTCNVEQLEKIPWKLSEKFLVSLKTLWEKVHDQMLLGNAWSSRRDRDLNLSNVTVNSLAESIFRLSINVSEFVIPLPSVLFDRMIFGWSDLGFENFMLHHWESSPSLVRRLSGSLTEENDILSSFAESLNCKEPCPTFVASILQSFISCVPIASDELNIISFLEEVRSELGCPIIYDQDIRVLRTEQPSKKEVHFFQKKVDPCCFKKLAFNNVDIMKCEEAFKEGYTIALRGVEFRFASIAAVADALASLFGQPSVGANIYLTPPNSQGLARHCDDHCVFVCQLFGTKQWTIYPRPNLQLPRLYDPFDREHCLGEQNSLAECRKFLLREGDILYIPRGFPHEACTHDDGSSDLARFSLHVTFGVEVEPPFEWEGFAHVALHRWYKTQKQLHGASDEPLSGILDLMSVNLLHLMIELIGASDSTLRKASLVGALVLPLEIDDWLYLNQKTTFNHIIDQINKASMFLEVFRSVEVAIGKNEDPFHRMRWLRLLYQETETIQEHDWNVPLGEFQNLFPSCAQHKDMTEAAFMQVKSKLCDEVLFEDVIDSYKLLLEKYKKARKQYMNGMLSLHCSGFR from the exons ATGAATGAACTGGTTGCTTTGGATGAGGGGATAGTGAAAGGATTGATCTTGATGTTAGGGAGTGGAAAAAGGAAAGTTTCAGTGGCTGCTTGTAATGCCGTTTTGGATTTGTCTTCTACTTTGATTGGAAGACGAAGTTTACTGGAATTCTCAGCCTTAGAATGGTTTAT TTTTGGATTCCTTCAGGTTCCTGCATCTTCAATAGTGGTTTCTTTATGTAATGAAGATGAGAGAAGTGTTGCCTGTGCCAGGATAGCTTTTAAAGAAGATGGGCATGCAGTGTCAATTCTTCACGCTGCTATTACTTTAATTAATACTTGCAACGTTGAGCAATTGGAAAAGATCCCATGGAAGCTATCCGAAAAATTCTTGGTTTCTTTGAAAACATTGTGGGAAAAGGTGCATGATCAGATGTTACTTGGCAATGCTTGGTCATCACGTCGAGATAGGGATTTAAATTTGAGCAACGTTACGGTTAACAGCCTGGCAGAAAGTATTTTTAGGTTATCTATTAATgtcagcgaatttgtgattcccTTGCCATCTGTGTTATTTGACAGAATGATCTTCGGTTGGAGTGATCTaggttttgaaaatttcatgTTACATCACTGGGAATCATCTCCTTCTCTTGTAAGAAGGCTTTCAGGGTCCTTAACTGAGGAAAATGACATTTTAAGCTCATTTGCAGAGTCTCTAAACTGTAAAGAACCATGTCCTACCTTTGTTGCATCCAttcttcaaagttttatttcatgtgtACCTATTGCTTCAGATGAACTGAACATCATAAGTTTCCTAGAGGAGGTGAGAAGTGAATTGGGCTGTCCTATAATATATGACCAGGACATACGGGTACTAAGAACAGAGCAGCCTTCAAAAAAAGAGGTGCatttctttcaaaagaaagtTGATCCATGCTGCTTTAAGAAACTTGCTTTCAATAACGTGGATATTATGAAATGTGAAGAAGCATTTAAAGAGGGCTATACAATCGCGCTCCGTGGTGTTGAGTTCCGCTTTGCAAGTATTGCAGCTGTTGCAGATGCTTTAGCATCTTTGTTTGGTCAACCATCAGTAGGTGCCAATATATACTTGACACCACCTAATTCTCAGGGCTTGGCTCGTCACTGTGATGACCACTGCGTGTTTGTATGCCAACTCTTTGGGACTAAGCAATGGACAATCTATCCACGACCAAATTTGCAGCTACCTCGCTTGTATGATCCTTTTGATAGAGAACATTGTCTTGGGGAACAGAATTCTTTAGCTGAATGTAGAAAGTTCCTGTTGAGGGAAGGTGACATCTTGTATATTCCAAGAGGCTTTCCTCATGAGGCATGTACACATGATGATGGTTCTAGTGATTTAGCCAGATTTTCCTTACATGTCACTTTTGGTGTTGAGGTGGAACCTCCATTTGA GTGGGAGGGCTTTGCACATGTTGCACTCCATCGCTGGTACAAGACCCAAAAACAGCTGCATGGAGCTTCAGATGAGCCATTGTCTGGAATTCTGGACCTCATGTCTGTAAATCTGTTGCATCTaatgattgaattaattggggCCTCTGATTCTACGTTGCGGAAAGCTTCCTTAGTTGGTGCTCTCGTTTTGCCTTTGGAGATTGATGATTGGTTATATTTGAACCAGAAAACCACTTTCAACCAcataattgatcaaattaacaaGGCATCAATGTTCTTGGAAGTATTCAGGAGTGTGGAAGTAGCTATTGGAAAAAATGAAGATCCCTTTCATCGAATGAGGTGGCTCAGGCTTCTCTATCAGGAGACAGAAACAATTCAAGAACATGATTGGAATGTACCTCTCGgtgaatttcaaaatttatttcctTCATGTGCTCAACACAAGGACATGACAGAAGCTGCATTCATGCAAGTTAAATCTAAGTTATGTGATGAAGTGTTATTTGAGGATGTGATTGATAGCTATAAACTACTACTCGAGAAGTATAAGAAAGCCAGAAAGCAATATATGAATGGAATGCTCTCGCTACATTGCAGTGGATTTCGTTGA